A single region of the Sphingobium sp. TKS genome encodes:
- a CDS encoding DUF4168 domain-containing protein, with translation MSGLNNIFLKAGMASIALAAAAPVLAQGAAAPAAPAQSAPAAPAAGASNFSDADIKQFAAAAVEVTKIQQDSSIAAADKQPKMLAALQASGIPPEKFNQIGQAAAADPALQQKIQAAAPTSSAADASAAPATPPAQ, from the coding sequence TTGTCGGGTTTGAATAATATCTTTCTGAAGGCCGGTATGGCGTCGATCGCGCTGGCCGCTGCCGCTCCGGTTCTGGCTCAGGGTGCCGCTGCCCCCGCCGCGCCCGCCCAGTCGGCGCCTGCCGCTCCAGCGGCTGGTGCCAGTAATTTCTCGGACGCCGATATCAAGCAGTTCGCCGCCGCCGCCGTCGAGGTGACGAAGATCCAGCAGGACAGCTCGATCGCCGCCGCCGACAAGCAGCCCAAAATGCTGGCGGCGCTCCAGGCGTCGGGCATCCCGCCGGAAAAATTCAACCAGATCGGCCAGGCCGCTGCCGCTGATCCGGCGCTCCAGCAGAAGATTCAGGCTGCCGCTCCAACGTCCTCGGCTGCGGACGCGAGCGCTGCTCCGGCTACCCCGCCCGCTCAATAA
- a CDS encoding YceD family protein: protein MNAVPEFSRPVRIDQLARHAQPVTITADAAEREALAKRFHLLALDRLEADYALSEENGAIFAKGRVRAALAQPCVATSVAVPEKVDTDFLLRFVKEGAEVPEADELELDAEDCDTIGFDGLVIDMGEAVAETVALAMTPYPRSPKADSILREAGVLSEEQASPFAALLSLKDKK from the coding sequence ATGAACGCTGTTCCCGAATTTTCGCGGCCTGTCCGAATCGATCAGCTTGCCCGCCATGCGCAGCCGGTGACCATCACCGCCGACGCCGCCGAACGCGAGGCGTTGGCCAAGCGCTTCCATCTGCTCGCTCTCGACCGGCTGGAGGCGGATTATGCGTTGAGCGAAGAAAATGGCGCTATCTTCGCCAAGGGGAGGGTGCGTGCCGCGCTGGCCCAGCCCTGCGTCGCGACCAGCGTGGCGGTGCCTGAAAAGGTGGATACCGATTTCCTCCTGCGCTTCGTCAAGGAAGGCGCAGAGGTGCCCGAAGCGGACGAGCTGGAACTGGACGCGGAGGATTGCGACACAATAGGTTTCGACGGCCTGGTCATCGACATGGGCGAAGCGGTTGCCGAGACGGTGGCGCTGGCCATGACGCCCTACCCGCGCTCGCCTAAAGCTGACAGCATCCTGCGCGAAGCGGGCGTGCTGAGCGAGGAGCAAGCCAGTCCCTTCGCCGCGCTGCTGTCGCTCAAGGACAAGAAATGA
- a CDS encoding DNA gyrase inhibitor YacG: protein MSHKSSSCPVCGQPSHPETRPFCGKACRDRDLLQWLGEGYRVPGSPASDEMKKSDDDGLDSTPN from the coding sequence ATGTCGCATAAATCCTCTTCCTGCCCGGTCTGCGGCCAGCCCTCGCATCCCGAAACCCGCCCTTTCTGCGGAAAAGCCTGCCGCGACCGCGACCTGTTGCAATGGCTGGGCGAGGGCTATCGCGTCCCCGGCTCACCCGCTTCGGACGAGATGAAAAAAAGTGACGATGATGGGCTAGACAGCACCCCGAACTGA
- a CDS encoding ubiquinol-cytochrome C chaperone family protein — protein sequence MPSIFQRLFAQSDPKDAMRTLYNAIVAEGRQPHWYVEGQVPDTMDGRFDMIVAILAQALMRLEAQGGRQESVWLTELFVDDMDGQLRQEGIGDVVVGKHIGRMVSALGGRLAAYRAALSGEAELSEAIARNLYRGEAPSADALAHVESHLRSRWVRLGCLSRDALTAGDLG from the coding sequence ATGCCCAGCATCTTTCAGCGTCTGTTCGCACAGAGCGACCCCAAGGACGCGATGCGTACCCTTTATAACGCCATCGTCGCGGAAGGTCGGCAGCCCCATTGGTATGTGGAGGGGCAGGTTCCCGACACGATGGACGGGCGGTTCGACATGATCGTCGCCATCCTCGCGCAAGCGTTGATGCGGCTGGAGGCGCAGGGCGGACGCCAGGAAAGCGTCTGGCTGACCGAGCTGTTCGTGGACGATATGGACGGCCAGCTCCGGCAGGAGGGCATTGGCGATGTCGTCGTGGGCAAGCATATCGGCCGCATGGTGAGCGCGCTGGGCGGGCGTCTTGCGGCCTATCGCGCGGCGCTGTCGGGCGAAGCGGAACTCAGCGAAGCGATCGCGCGCAATCTCTATCGTGGCGAGGCGCCGTCCGCCGATGCGCTGGCTCATGTCGAATCGCATCTGCGCTCGCGCTGGGTCAGGCTCGGCTGCCTCAGCCGCGATGCCCTGACGGCGGGAGACCTTGGATGA
- a CDS encoding adenosylmethionine--8-amino-7-oxononanoate transaminase translates to MTSPVWHPFFQHGLNEPIPHVDRAEGALLHLADGGTLIDGISSWWVTTHGHCHPRISAAIAEQAGKLDQLIFAGYTHEPAEEVARGLVDLAPRAADRDPLAHVFFSDSGSTAVEVALKMALGYWHNLALDGLSEPRHRILVLQHSYHGDTIGTMSVGERGVYNAAWSPLLFDVETIPFPAPGAEQATLDALEAACAQKPAAFIVEPLILGAGGMLIYPASVLREMAAICARHDVLFIADEVMTGWGRTGTLFACEQAGVVPDIMAVAKGITGGTIPLAVTLATSRIFEAHKSTDRARLFYHSSSYTANAIACAAAAANLAIWREEDVLGRIAALAQGMAERLEKLAGHPAFANSRRIGAIAAIDLIAPDAGYLSDLAPRLRAFAHENGLLLRPLGNTIYLMPPYCLDADQLDHVFAVLQKAGDAFGVSA, encoded by the coding sequence ATGACCTCTCCTGTCTGGCACCCCTTTTTCCAGCACGGCCTGAACGAGCCGATCCCCCATGTCGACCGGGCGGAGGGGGCTTTGCTGCATCTGGCCGACGGCGGCACGCTGATCGACGGCATCTCAAGCTGGTGGGTGACGACCCACGGCCATTGCCATCCCCGGATCTCGGCGGCCATTGCCGAACAGGCGGGGAAGCTCGATCAGCTCATCTTCGCTGGCTACACCCATGAACCGGCGGAAGAGGTTGCGCGCGGACTGGTCGATCTCGCGCCCCGCGCGGCGGATCGCGATCCGCTGGCCCATGTTTTCTTCTCCGACAGCGGCTCCACGGCGGTCGAAGTCGCGCTCAAAATGGCGCTCGGCTATTGGCACAATCTGGCGCTGGATGGCCTCTCCGAACCGCGCCACCGCATCCTCGTGCTCCAGCACAGCTATCATGGCGATACTATCGGCACCATGTCGGTGGGCGAGCGCGGCGTCTACAACGCCGCCTGGTCGCCACTGCTGTTCGATGTGGAGACCATCCCCTTTCCCGCCCCCGGCGCGGAACAGGCGACCCTCGACGCGCTTGAAGCCGCCTGCGCGCAAAAGCCCGCCGCCTTCATTGTCGAGCCGCTGATCCTGGGCGCGGGAGGAATGCTGATCTACCCCGCCTCTGTCCTGCGCGAGATGGCGGCGATCTGCGCCCGTCACGACGTCCTCTTCATCGCGGACGAGGTGATGACCGGCTGGGGCCGCACTGGAACCCTCTTCGCCTGCGAGCAGGCGGGCGTGGTGCCGGACATCATGGCCGTGGCGAAGGGCATTACCGGCGGCACGATTCCCCTCGCCGTGACCCTCGCGACATCGCGCATCTTCGAAGCGCACAAGTCGACGGACCGCGCCCGGCTTTTCTACCATTCGAGCAGCTACACCGCCAACGCCATCGCTTGCGCCGCCGCCGCCGCCAACCTCGCCATCTGGCGCGAGGAGGATGTGCTTGGCCGTATCGCTGCTCTGGCCCAGGGCATGGCGGAGCGACTCGAAAAATTGGCAGGCCATCCCGCCTTCGCCAACTCGCGCCGGATCGGCGCCATCGCCGCGATCGACCTGATCGCGCCTGACGCCGGCTATCTTTCCGACCTCGCGCCGCGCCTGCGTGCCTTTGCGCATGAAAACGGCCTCTTGCTGCGGCCGCTCGGGAACACCATCTATCTCATGCCGCCCTATTGCCTTGACGCGGATCAGCTCGATCACGTCTTTGCGGTCCTTCAAAAAGCCGGTGATGCGTTCGGCGTTTCAGCCTGA
- a CDS encoding Maf family protein codes for MRLILASASPRRRDLLGQIGVSPDAVDPADLDETPVKGELPSAYAARVAADKGALVAARHPGALVLSGDTVVAAGRRILPKTESEAEARECLRILSGRRHRVLSAVTLIDAEGRARHRLSTNIVTFKRLDRAEIDAYIASQEWHGKAGGYAIQGRAAGLIRAIQGSHSAIMGLPLYETRALLKAAGYPLD; via the coding sequence ATGCGGCTCATTCTTGCTTCGGCTTCTCCCAGACGGCGTGACCTTCTGGGCCAGATCGGCGTGTCTCCCGACGCGGTGGACCCCGCCGACCTTGACGAAACACCCGTGAAAGGCGAACTCCCCTCTGCCTATGCCGCCCGCGTCGCCGCAGACAAGGGCGCCTTGGTCGCTGCACGCCATCCCGGCGCGCTGGTCCTTTCAGGCGATACGGTGGTTGCCGCAGGCCGCCGCATCCTGCCCAAGACAGAGAGCGAAGCGGAAGCACGGGAGTGCCTCCGCATCCTCTCCGGCCGCCGTCATCGCGTGCTGAGCGCGGTCACCCTCATCGACGCGGAGGGCAGGGCGCGCCATCGCCTCTCGACCAATATCGTCACTTTCAAACGCCTCGATCGCGCCGAGATCGACGCCTATATCGCCAGCCAGGAATGGCACGGCAAGGCGGGGGGCTATGCGATCCAGGGTCGCGCCGCCGGCCTTATCCGCGCCATCCAGGGCAGCCATAGCGCGATCATGGGCCTGCCCCTTTACGAAACCCGCGCGCTGCTCAAGGCAGCGGGCTATCCACTGGACTGA
- the dinB gene encoding DNA polymerase IV, with product MEVPPRKIIHIDMDAFYASVEQRDDPSLRGKPLAVGGGGPRGVVATASYEARKYGVRSAMPGARARRLCPDLLFVRPRFEVYRAVSAQVREIFSRFTDIIQPLSLDEAYLDVTLNKPGIASATRIAEEIRRLIREETGLTASAGVSYNKLIAKLASDQNKPDGICVVRPEEGAAFIANMPVRRIHGVGPVTAKRMQALGIETGADLRARNLAFLQHHFGSAAHYYYRASRGEDDRPVHERQERKSVSVEDTFFDDLTTEDALITEIDRIAVNLWSRIEKSGAYGRTVVLKVKFADFRIITRSKSFGGPVRSPDILAETGRALLRAQLPLRMGARLLGLGVHNLDQEEPDGEAGEQLRLLL from the coding sequence ATGGAAGTCCCGCCGCGCAAGATCATCCATATCGACATGGATGCCTTTTACGCGTCGGTCGAGCAGCGTGACGATCCCAGCCTTCGCGGCAAGCCGCTGGCGGTCGGCGGCGGCGGTCCGCGCGGCGTAGTCGCGACGGCCAGCTATGAAGCGCGCAAATATGGCGTCCGCTCCGCCATGCCCGGCGCCAGGGCGCGGCGGCTCTGCCCCGACCTGCTGTTCGTCCGCCCCCGTTTCGAGGTCTATCGCGCTGTTTCGGCGCAGGTGCGGGAGATTTTCTCGCGCTTCACTGACATCATCCAGCCGCTTTCGCTGGACGAAGCCTATCTCGACGTCACGCTGAACAAGCCGGGCATCGCTTCGGCCACGCGCATAGCGGAGGAAATCCGCCGCCTGATCCGGGAGGAAACCGGGCTCACCGCTTCGGCTGGAGTGTCCTATAACAAGCTGATCGCCAAGCTGGCGTCCGACCAGAACAAGCCCGACGGCATCTGCGTCGTCCGGCCGGAGGAAGGGGCGGCCTTCATCGCGAACATGCCGGTGCGGCGCATCCATGGCGTGGGGCCGGTCACGGCGAAGCGGATGCAGGCGCTCGGCATAGAAACCGGCGCGGATTTGCGCGCTCGCAATCTGGCCTTCCTCCAGCATCATTTCGGCAGCGCCGCCCATTATTATTATCGCGCCTCGCGGGGCGAGGACGACCGCCCCGTGCACGAACGGCAGGAACGCAAATCGGTCAGCGTCGAGGATACTTTCTTCGACGATCTGACGACCGAGGACGCGCTGATCACGGAAATCGACAGGATCGCAGTCAACCTCTGGAGCCGCATCGAAAAGAGCGGCGCCTATGGCCGGACGGTCGTGCTCAAGGTCAAGTTCGCGGATTTCAGGATCATCACGCGGTCGAAAAGCTTCGGCGGCCCGGTGCGCTCGCCCGACATATTGGCGGAGACGGGCCGGGCGCTGCTGCGCGCCCAATTGCCGCTACGCATGGGGGCGCGGCTATTGGGTCTGGGCGTCCACAATCTCGATCAGGAGGAACCGGACGGGGAGGCGGGCGAACAGCTCCGCCTCCTGCTCTGA
- a CDS encoding DUF1134 domain-containing protein gives MIGILGRVSARAARAGALAVALAGMTLAPVAAQAQVRTVDPNSAIDSDLAPVPQQNSTPSDPGIDPDVQSGSSAPADSGAPYNPPPAASDSTATGAPVTANSPPAAIAPGDSYQQDDLIGAAEGVFGKGAAGLAGIIEKILKDQGRPNAYIAGREASGAFVVGLRYGSGTLNHKIEGKREVYWTGPSIGFDVGGNAANTFVLVYNLYDTQELYHRFPAAEGTAYLVGGFTASYLRWGSVVLIPIRLGVGYRLGVNAGYMKFTEKRNWLPF, from the coding sequence ATGATCGGGATTTTGGGGCGGGTATCGGCCCGCGCAGCGCGGGCGGGCGCTCTGGCGGTCGCGCTGGCGGGCATGACGCTGGCGCCGGTCGCCGCACAGGCGCAAGTGCGCACCGTCGATCCCAACAGCGCCATCGATTCCGACCTGGCGCCCGTGCCGCAGCAGAACAGCACGCCCAGCGATCCGGGCATCGATCCCGACGTCCAGTCGGGCAGCAGCGCGCCCGCCGACAGCGGCGCGCCCTATAATCCGCCCCCGGCCGCTTCAGACTCCACGGCGACCGGCGCGCCAGTGACGGCCAACTCTCCCCCCGCGGCGATCGCTCCCGGCGATTCCTATCAGCAGGACGACCTGATCGGCGCGGCCGAGGGAGTGTTCGGCAAGGGCGCGGCAGGGCTGGCCGGCATCATCGAGAAGATCCTGAAGGATCAGGGCCGGCCCAATGCCTATATTGCCGGGCGCGAGGCGTCGGGCGCGTTCGTCGTCGGCCTGCGCTATGGTTCGGGCACGCTCAATCACAAGATCGAGGGCAAGCGCGAGGTCTATTGGACCGGCCCGTCCATCGGCTTCGACGTGGGCGGCAATGCGGCCAATACCTTCGTGCTCGTTTACAATCTCTACGATACCCAGGAACTTTATCACCGCTTCCCGGCAGCCGAGGGCACGGCCTATCTGGTGGGCGGCTTCACCGCCAGCTATCTGCGCTGGGGCAGCGTGGTGCTGATCCCGATCCGGCTGGGCGTGGGTTACCGGCTGGGCGTCAACGCCGGTTACATGAAGTTCACCGAGAAGCGGAACTGGCTGCCCTTCTGA
- a CDS encoding ribonuclease produces MAEWLYEEGIGEARAALIEKGRLVEAQIEREGDAARAGSVMQGKLIRTVIPKKRGIARLISGEEVLVEPIPPKIAEGATVLLEILREAIPEEGRAKLAKARIAQPGSKAHPAPSLLQRLRATGIPVVPCPAHEEDRFEAHGWSELMEEAISGDIGTEEAALRIFPTPAMILIDVDGSMPPAKLGPKGAKLAAQAIRRMGLTGSIGIDLPTMNNKDERAVASAQIDKYLPLPFERTAVNGFGFVQIIRRRERMNLMELLRADPVETAALALLRRAERHGNGGAATITAAPAIIDRLHKATDWIETLARRRGGAISLKADATLAISAGHVA; encoded by the coding sequence ATGGCCGAATGGCTCTATGAAGAAGGCATTGGCGAGGCCCGCGCCGCGCTGATCGAAAAGGGCCGGCTGGTCGAAGCGCAGATCGAACGCGAGGGTGACGCCGCCCGCGCCGGCTCGGTGATGCAGGGCAAGCTGATCCGCACCGTCATCCCGAAGAAACGGGGCATCGCTCGCCTGATCTCCGGCGAGGAAGTGCTGGTCGAACCCATCCCGCCGAAAATCGCGGAGGGCGCCACCGTCCTGCTCGAAATCCTGCGCGAAGCCATACCGGAAGAGGGCCGCGCCAAGCTCGCCAAGGCGCGCATCGCCCAGCCCGGCTCCAAGGCTCATCCCGCCCCCAGCCTGCTCCAGCGCCTGCGCGCCACCGGCATTCCGGTCGTGCCCTGCCCGGCGCATGAGGAAGACCGCTTCGAAGCCCATGGCTGGAGCGAACTGATGGAAGAGGCGATCTCCGGCGATATCGGAACGGAGGAAGCGGCGCTGCGCATCTTCCCCACGCCCGCCATGATCCTGATCGACGTCGACGGCTCGATGCCACCCGCCAAGCTGGGCCCCAAGGGCGCGAAACTGGCGGCGCAGGCGATCCGTCGCATGGGCCTGACCGGCTCGATCGGCATCGATCTGCCGACGATGAACAACAAGGACGAGCGCGCCGTCGCTTCGGCGCAGATCGACAAATATCTGCCGCTTCCCTTTGAGCGCACGGCGGTCAACGGCTTCGGTTTCGTCCAGATCATCCGCCGCCGCGAGCGCATGAACCTGATGGAACTGCTCCGCGCCGATCCCGTTGAGACGGCGGCGCTGGCGCTGCTGCGCCGTGCCGAACGCCACGGCAATGGCGGCGCGGCGACGATCACCGCTGCCCCTGCGATCATCGACCGATTGCACAAGGCGACCGACTGGATCGAAACGCTCGCCCGCCGCCGTGGCGGCGCGATCAGCTTGAAGGCGGACGCAACCCTCGCCATATCGGCTGGCCATGTCGCATAA
- a CDS encoding M13 family metallopeptidase gives MKYLLLGAAAVALVAGASVAQTDPAKSDPVKSDPAMKPTYGSYGFDSAGMDKSVKPGDDFYDHANGTWTKNTPIPADKSNYGAFNTLDDLSRERTKGILDAAQNDPNSKIGAAYASYLDAATVEARGLNPAKSWITKIKAVKDKASYAKLTAEAARAGIDGPFGFYVNQDDKDPETYILVLHQSGLGLPDRDFYLEPDAKMAAIRTAYVAHLEKMLTLAGEADAKARAAALMAFETEVARVHWTQVDSRDADKTYNKMTLAELQKAAPGFDFTAYFAANKLHPKDVLVSQPSAVTGEATLIAKTPVGVLKDALLLRTLHSFADQLPDAVANENFAFYGTALSGTPEREARWKRAVDFLKGSMGEEVGKAYVAKYFPPETKAAMDQLVKNVIAAMGRRIDGLTWMSDAAKARAHKKLAAFTPKIGYPDKWRDYTGLTVKRDDLFGNALRSNQFEFDYQMGKLGKPIYRWEWGMTPMEINAYANFGMVEIVFPAAILQPPFFDPHADPAVNYGGIGAVIGHELSHHFDDQGAKYDETGKLNQWWSDQDVANFKALTDKLVKQYDAYEPFPGAHVKGAFTLGENIGDLAGVAVALDAYHASLGGKPAPVIDGTTGDQRFFLGWAQVWRRNYREPNLRQRLVTDPHSPSQYRADTVRNFDQWYSAFKPEAGGKIFLAPQDRVKIW, from the coding sequence ATGAAATATCTCCTCCTCGGCGCGGCGGCAGTTGCGCTGGTTGCAGGCGCGTCCGTCGCCCAAACCGATCCGGCAAAGTCCGATCCGGTAAAGTCCGATCCGGCAATGAAACCCACTTATGGCAGCTATGGCTTCGACAGCGCTGGCATGGACAAGTCGGTGAAGCCCGGCGACGATTTCTACGATCATGCCAACGGCACCTGGACGAAGAACACGCCGATCCCCGCCGACAAGTCCAATTATGGCGCCTTTAACACGCTGGACGACCTGTCCCGCGAGCGGACCAAGGGCATTCTCGACGCGGCGCAGAACGACCCGAACAGCAAGATCGGAGCCGCCTATGCCAGCTATCTTGACGCCGCCACGGTCGAAGCCAGGGGGCTGAACCCCGCCAAGTCCTGGATCACGAAGATCAAGGCGGTGAAGGACAAGGCATCCTATGCAAAGCTGACCGCCGAAGCCGCGCGCGCAGGGATTGACGGCCCCTTCGGCTTCTACGTCAATCAGGACGACAAGGACCCGGAAACCTACATCCTTGTCCTGCACCAGTCAGGCCTCGGCCTGCCCGACCGCGATTTCTATCTGGAGCCCGATGCGAAGATGGCGGCGATCCGCACCGCCTATGTCGCGCATCTGGAAAAGATGCTGACGCTCGCTGGTGAAGCGGACGCCAAGGCCCGCGCCGCCGCGCTGATGGCCTTCGAGACGGAGGTCGCCAGGGTCCACTGGACCCAGGTCGACAGCCGCGACGCCGACAAGACCTATAACAAGATGACGCTGGCGGAATTGCAGAAGGCCGCGCCGGGCTTTGATTTCACCGCCTATTTCGCCGCCAACAAGCTCCATCCCAAGGATGTTCTGGTGTCGCAACCAAGCGCCGTCACTGGGGAGGCTACGTTGATCGCCAAGACGCCCGTCGGCGTGCTGAAGGACGCGCTGCTGCTGCGCACGCTGCACAGCTTTGCCGACCAACTGCCGGACGCGGTCGCCAATGAGAATTTCGCTTTCTACGGCACCGCCCTGTCAGGCACGCCGGAACGTGAGGCCCGCTGGAAACGCGCCGTGGATTTCCTGAAGGGTTCTATGGGCGAGGAAGTCGGCAAAGCCTATGTCGCCAAATATTTCCCGCCCGAAACCAAGGCGGCGATGGATCAGCTCGTCAAGAATGTGATCGCCGCCATGGGCCGCCGCATCGATGGCCTCACATGGATGAGCGACGCCGCCAAGGCCCGCGCCCATAAGAAGCTGGCCGCCTTCACGCCGAAGATCGGCTATCCCGACAAATGGCGCGACTATACGGGCCTGACCGTCAAACGCGACGACCTGTTCGGCAATGCCCTGCGGTCGAACCAGTTTGAGTTCGACTATCAGATGGGCAAGCTCGGCAAGCCGATCTATCGCTGGGAATGGGGCATGACGCCGATGGAGATCAACGCCTATGCCAATTTCGGCATGGTGGAGATCGTGTTCCCCGCCGCCATATTGCAGCCGCCCTTTTTCGATCCCCATGCCGATCCGGCGGTCAATTATGGCGGCATCGGCGCGGTGATCGGCCATGAACTCAGCCATCATTTCGACGATCAGGGCGCGAAATATGACGAGACGGGCAAGCTCAACCAATGGTGGAGCGACCAGGACGTCGCCAATTTCAAGGCGCTGACCGACAAGCTGGTCAAGCAATATGACGCCTATGAACCCTTCCCCGGCGCGCATGTGAAGGGCGCCTTCACCCTGGGCGAGAATATCGGTGACCTCGCCGGAGTCGCCGTGGCGCTCGACGCCTATCACGCCTCGCTGGGCGGCAAGCCCGCGCCGGTGATCGACGGCACGACCGGCGACCAGCGCTTCTTCCTGGGTTGGGCGCAGGTGTGGCGGCGCAATTATCGCGAGCCCAATTTGCGCCAGCGCCTCGTCACCGATCCGCATTCGCCATCGCAATATCGCGCCGACACGGTGCGCAATTTCGACCAATGGTATTCGGCCTTCAAGCCGGAAGCGGGCGGCAAGATATTTCTTGCGCCGCAAGATCGGGTGAAGATCTGGTGA
- a CDS encoding helix-turn-helix domain-containing protein, translated as MLCAFSLEVPAVTPSEGWTAAYGVRTQKGWTQEQLAFEADVKRSYISEIESGKRNPSLDVVEKIAKALDVKLGLLME; from the coding sequence GTGCTTTGCGCATTCTCGCTCGAGGTACCTGCCGTCACTCCATCGGAAGGTTGGACTGCCGCATATGGGGTTCGAACGCAAAAAGGTTGGACCCAGGAACAGCTTGCCTTCGAAGCAGATGTGAAGCGCAGTTACATAAGCGAAATCGAAAGCGGGAAACGCAACCCGTCTCTGGATGTCGTGGAGAAGATCGCAAAGGCGTTGGATGTCAAACTCGGATTATTGATGGAATGA
- the infA gene encoding translation initiation factor IF-1, with translation MAKEELLEMRGQVVELLPNAMFRVRLENDHEILGHTAGKMRKNRIRVLVGDEVLVELTPYDLTKGRITYRFK, from the coding sequence ATGGCAAAAGAAGAACTGCTTGAAATGCGCGGACAGGTTGTGGAGCTTCTCCCCAACGCCATGTTTCGCGTACGGCTTGAAAATGATCACGAGATCCTCGGCCACACTGCCGGCAAGATGCGCAAGAACCGCATCCGCGTGCTGGTGGGCGACGAAGTCCTGGTCGAACTGACTCCCTACGACCTGACCAAGGGTCGGATCACTTACCGCTTCAAATAA
- a CDS encoding tyrosine-type recombinase/integrase → MRFSIRGEGQIRKSLGTSDEAEAQRKAAKLWHEAQYRKENGLRAVQRTFRTVAEEFCDHMDRLSERGEVRHDRGDRIRPLVERYFVPFFDKKPIDAITDADAIRYMEWRKTFWTTGPGKDQTHIEYIRAGKRVRRPATEMRRVPSLSSQRGEAVVLRQLFRQAAKWGYINQSQIPDVDTPRVPPSPRPSYSSGEMDRLLKLAQKRMHDQQVNEEVRRDRRILYAYITIACCTGMRPTELRNLNWGDLLGYREGLGKRLGDRDIRIRARGKGKSREFIPLEYGLGEFDRLWRMWKSHHDDNEPTDGDPVFAAPDGRRLTSINKSLNALLEAAGLKEDHCGKKRDAYSFRHFYISQQLRAGVDVFVLARNTGTSPDMIDKFYGQVSVEQFKDALRPDWIA, encoded by the coding sequence GTGCGGTTCAGCATCCGGGGCGAAGGCCAGATCAGGAAATCCCTGGGCACGTCTGACGAAGCCGAGGCGCAGCGCAAGGCAGCGAAGCTCTGGCATGAGGCGCAGTATCGAAAAGAGAACGGGCTACGCGCCGTCCAGCGCACGTTTCGGACCGTGGCTGAAGAATTTTGCGATCATATGGATCGTCTCTCTGAGCGCGGCGAGGTTCGGCATGATCGTGGCGACCGAATCAGGCCGTTGGTGGAACGCTATTTCGTCCCCTTCTTCGACAAGAAGCCCATCGACGCGATCACGGACGCCGACGCGATTCGCTATATGGAATGGCGTAAGACGTTCTGGACGACTGGCCCCGGCAAGGATCAGACGCATATCGAATATATCCGGGCTGGAAAGAGGGTGAGGCGACCGGCAACGGAAATGCGCCGCGTCCCCAGCCTGAGCAGCCAGCGGGGTGAAGCTGTCGTGCTGCGGCAACTTTTCCGGCAGGCGGCGAAGTGGGGCTATATCAACCAGAGCCAGATACCGGATGTGGACACGCCGCGCGTGCCACCATCGCCCCGGCCCAGCTATTCGTCAGGCGAAATGGACAGGCTGCTCAAGCTTGCCCAAAAGCGGATGCACGATCAGCAGGTCAATGAGGAAGTCCGCCGCGACCGGAGGATTCTCTACGCTTATATCACCATCGCGTGCTGTACCGGGATGCGTCCCACCGAGTTGCGAAATCTGAACTGGGGCGATCTGCTCGGCTATCGCGAAGGCTTGGGCAAGCGGTTGGGTGATCGCGACATTCGAATCAGGGCGCGGGGGAAAGGCAAGTCTCGTGAGTTCATTCCGTTGGAATATGGCCTAGGCGAGTTCGACCGGCTGTGGCGCATGTGGAAATCCCATCATGACGATAATGAGCCGACCGACGGCGATCCGGTGTTTGCTGCGCCGGATGGTCGGCGGCTGACCTCAATCAACAAAAGCCTTAACGCATTGCTGGAAGCAGCCGGATTGAAAGAGGATCATTGCGGCAAGAAGCGCGATGCCTACAGCTTCCGGCATTTCTATATTTCCCAGCAGCTACGCGCCGGGGTGGATGTGTTTGTGCTGGCGCGCAACACCGGCACCAGCCCCGACATGATCGACAAATTTTATGGGCAGGTCAGCGTCGAGCAGTTCAAAGATGCGCTACGACCCGACTGGATTGCATAA